Proteins found in one Anaerobacillus alkaliphilus genomic segment:
- a CDS encoding NAD-dependent epimerase/dehydratase family protein, translating to MKKILVTGANSYVGTSFIKWLSQYPDKYSFDSISLRDDRWKESSFKGYDVVLHTVGIAHVDSNPDPKMEQQYYKVNRDLTIETAQKAKDEGVKQFIFLSSIIVYGDSSQINKPRIIDVKTVPKPANFYGNSKLLAEEGIKQLASDKFKVAIIRPPMIYGKESKGNYPKLAKVARKLPIFPNIENQRSMIYIDNLCEFIRLLVDSKDSGLFFPQNAEYVKTSELVKMIAEAHGNKIRLTKFFNPIIYAMGRRIGMVNKVFGSLVYDQGLSNYKDNYTIRNFNDSIRETEL from the coding sequence ATGAAAAAAATACTTGTAACAGGAGCTAATAGTTATGTAGGTACTTCATTCATTAAGTGGTTATCCCAATATCCGGATAAGTATTCTTTCGATTCAATTAGCTTGAGAGATGATAGGTGGAAGGAAAGCTCATTCAAGGGGTATGATGTAGTGCTCCATACAGTAGGGATAGCACATGTCGATTCAAATCCTGATCCTAAGATGGAGCAACAATATTATAAGGTAAATCGCGATTTGACGATAGAAACTGCTCAAAAGGCGAAAGATGAAGGGGTTAAGCAATTCATTTTTTTGAGCAGTATTATTGTTTACGGTGATAGTAGTCAAATTAACAAACCTAGAATTATTGATGTAAAAACAGTGCCTAAACCTGCAAACTTTTATGGTAATAGTAAATTGCTGGCAGAGGAAGGTATTAAGCAGTTAGCAAGCGATAAATTTAAAGTTGCAATTATAAGGCCACCAATGATTTATGGTAAGGAGTCAAAAGGAAACTACCCTAAGCTTGCAAAGGTAGCTAGAAAGTTACCGATTTTTCCCAACATCGAAAATCAGCGTAGCATGATTTATATAGATAATCTTTGTGAATTTATACGACTTTTAGTGGATAGCAAAGATAGCGGATTATTCTTCCCACAAAATGCTGAATACGTAAAGACAAGTGAATTGGTTAAAATGATTGCTGAAGCTCATGGAAATAAAATTAGATTGACAAAGTTTTTTAACCCTATCATTTATGCGATGGGGCGTAGAATTGGAATGGTAAATAAAGTATTTGGAAGTCTAGTTTATGACCAAGGTTTAAGTAACTATAAAGATAACTATACAATAAGAAATTTCAACGATTCAATAAGGGAGACTGAATTATAA
- a CDS encoding nucleoside-diphosphate sugar epimerase/dehydratase has product MSLKSRVFYLALLDSFIVMFSIFLGYLILAPTGSLLTTVLIVSSITLLVSHHFFANRYKIYNRVWQYASMGELAAIFKVVTFSILITAVLQLVFNQSIFFRTLMITWMLHILLIGGSRFSWRLYRDTYIKRREDQIPTLIIGAGSGGTMVARQLLQNPDAELTPVAFIDDDQRKQGLEILGIPVLGTSASIEQVVKQNRINHIIIAIPSLSKKELNDIFMECSKTKARTQIIPKLEDLMVGKVSVNSFRDVEVEDLLGREPVELDTEKIGQKLTGKTILVTGAGGSIGSEVCRQVCSFGPETIVLLGHGENSIYSIELELKKRYPNIQVETEIADVQDREKIFVIMEKYKPHVVYHAAAHKHVPLMERNPEEAVKNNVVGTRNVAEAASSASVGTFVMVSTDKAVNPTNVMGATKRIAEMIVQHMDIVSDTKFVAVRFGNVLGSRGSVIPLFKKQIQEGGPVTVTHSDMVRYFMTIPEASRLVLQAGALARGGEVFVLDMGEPVKIVDLARNLIRLSGYTEEEIPIVFTGMRPGEKMFEELLGADEVHPEQIYPKIYIGKTPLVDINVCHDVVRDLDNLSKEELRKQLLDIANFRNKKLQIVG; this is encoded by the coding sequence TTGTCATTGAAAAGTAGGGTGTTTTATTTAGCTTTATTGGACTCATTCATTGTCATGTTTTCAATCTTTCTTGGGTATTTAATCTTAGCTCCTACTGGTAGCCTATTAACAACAGTCCTTATTGTAAGTTCGATTACACTGTTAGTATCGCATCATTTTTTTGCAAATCGGTATAAGATTTATAATCGTGTTTGGCAGTATGCGAGTATGGGAGAGTTAGCAGCTATTTTTAAAGTTGTGACATTTTCAATCTTGATAACGGCTGTGCTACAGCTAGTTTTTAATCAGAGTATTTTTTTCAGAACACTGATGATTACATGGATGCTTCATATCCTACTCATTGGTGGATCGAGATTTTCATGGAGATTATATCGTGATACGTATATTAAACGTAGAGAAGATCAAATCCCTACATTGATCATTGGTGCTGGTTCTGGTGGGACAATGGTAGCAAGGCAACTATTGCAAAACCCTGATGCTGAGCTTACTCCAGTGGCATTTATTGATGATGATCAGCGTAAACAAGGGTTAGAGATATTAGGTATTCCGGTACTTGGTACAAGTGCTTCAATTGAACAGGTTGTAAAGCAAAATCGGATTAATCATATTATTATTGCGATCCCTTCTTTAAGTAAAAAAGAATTAAACGATATTTTTATGGAGTGTTCAAAGACAAAAGCGAGAACACAGATTATTCCTAAGTTAGAAGATTTAATGGTAGGGAAGGTATCTGTTAATTCGTTCCGTGATGTTGAGGTTGAAGACTTATTAGGTAGAGAGCCTGTTGAGTTAGATACCGAGAAGATCGGTCAAAAGTTAACAGGTAAGACGATCTTGGTGACGGGTGCTGGCGGATCGATTGGTTCGGAGGTTTGCCGCCAGGTGTGTTCTTTTGGTCCTGAGACGATTGTTTTGTTAGGGCATGGTGAGAATAGTATTTACTCGATTGAGCTTGAGTTAAAGAAGCGCTATCCGAACATTCAGGTTGAGACGGAGATAGCTGACGTGCAGGATCGGGAGAAGATATTTGTAATTATGGAGAAGTACAAGCCTCATGTTGTTTACCACGCAGCAGCACATAAGCATGTACCGTTGATGGAGAGAAACCCAGAAGAGGCTGTTAAGAATAATGTGGTTGGTACGAGGAATGTTGCAGAAGCAGCGAGTTCAGCTAGTGTTGGAACGTTTGTAATGGTATCAACTGATAAAGCGGTTAATCCAACGAACGTGATGGGGGCAACAAAACGAATCGCAGAGATGATTGTTCAGCATATGGACATTGTTAGTGATACGAAGTTTGTAGCAGTGAGATTTGGAAATGTGTTAGGGAGTCGCGGGAGTGTAATACCTCTGTTTAAGAAGCAAATTCAAGAAGGTGGCCCGGTGACAGTGACGCATTCTGATATGGTGAGGTATTTTATGACGATCCCGGAAGCTTCAAGGCTAGTACTTCAAGCAGGTGCTTTAGCTCGTGGTGGAGAGGTATTTGTCCTCGATATGGGTGAGCCGGTGAAAATTGTAGATCTGGCGAGGAACTTGATTAGGTTGTCGGGATACACAGAGGAAGAAATCCCGATTGTGTTTACTGGGATGAGACCAGGTGAGAAGATGTTTGAGGAATTGCTAGGAGCGGATGAGGTACATCCTGAGCAGATTTATCCGAAGATCTACATTGGGAAGACGCCGTTGGTGGATATTAATGTGTGTCATGATGTAGTACGGGACCTTGATAACTTATCCAAAGAGGAATTGAGAAAGCAACTTTTGGATATTGCGAATTTTAGGAATAAGAAGTTGCAGATAGTTGGGTAG
- a CDS encoding glycosyltransferase: protein MGPKITVLMSVYNEEKYLRESIESILNQTYSDFEFLIFDDASNDGSKAILKEYQKKDSRINLVLNETNRGLSYNLAEGVLISKGNWIARMDADDIAFKNRLELQLDYIKNNPEIDVLGSYVLDINEKGNEIELRKLPTSHKEIKSLIWTCPFIHPSVMFRRDAIIKAGSYNRNLRRRQDYDLWFRCCAAHLKFANMDTPIIYYRCTNEYFRKNDFKVQVNQAIMGYKGARLVEASPVAYLGITVAFLKGILPTTLRRPVSRALKKFDPRRR, encoded by the coding sequence ATGGGACCAAAAATAACTGTTTTAATGAGCGTATATAATGAAGAAAAATACTTGCGTGAAAGTATCGAAAGTATATTAAATCAAACATATAGTGATTTTGAGTTTTTAATCTTTGATGATGCTTCCAATGATGGAAGTAAAGCTATATTAAAAGAATATCAGAAAAAAGATAGTAGAATAAATCTTGTACTTAATGAAACAAATAGAGGACTAAGTTACAATTTAGCAGAGGGTGTTTTAATTTCAAAAGGTAATTGGATAGCAAGAATGGATGCAGATGATATAGCATTTAAAAATAGACTAGAATTACAACTGGATTATATTAAGAATAACCCGGAAATTGATGTGTTAGGGAGCTATGTATTAGATATTAATGAGAAGGGGAATGAAATAGAGCTTAGGAAACTACCAACAAGCCATAAAGAGATAAAATCATTGATTTGGACATGTCCTTTTATTCACCCTTCAGTTATGTTTAGAAGAGATGCCATAATCAAAGCAGGTTCGTACAATAGAAACTTACGTAGACGACAAGATTACGATTTGTGGTTTCGTTGTTGTGCTGCTCATTTGAAATTTGCGAATATGGATACACCAATAATTTATTACAGGTGCACTAATGAGTATTTTAGAAAAAATGATTTTAAAGTACAAGTTAATCAGGCAATAATGGGCTATAAAGGAGCAAGATTAGTAGAGGCTTCTCCGGTTGCGTACCTAGGTATAACTGTAGCGTTTCTAAAAGGAATATTGCCAACTACACTTAGGAGACCCGTTAGTAGAGCTTTAAAGAAATTTGATCCCAGAAGAAGATAG
- a CDS encoding sugar transferase yields the protein MEGKKFERYIKRLIDIVVSLIVFLVFLPLWLIVAVLIKATSKGPVLFLQERPGLNQRIFKVYKFRTMKPGSEKMVKGQEVMKDDDRVTAIGKLLRRTKIDEIPQVLNVLKGEMSLVGPRPERIASLADYDAEISKRLNMHPGMTGLAQVSGNIYLSLEDRYKFDVYYVENFSVWLDIKIIFRTVGVVLLGEDRYVNKCLVGINPGSKEVAATKEETVSK from the coding sequence ATGGAAGGAAAAAAGTTTGAGAGATATATTAAACGCTTAATTGATATTGTGGTTTCCTTAATAGTATTTTTAGTATTTTTACCTCTTTGGCTTATAGTAGCTGTGTTAATAAAGGCCACTTCTAAAGGTCCTGTACTTTTCTTACAAGAACGACCGGGATTAAACCAACGAATTTTTAAAGTTTATAAATTTCGTACGATGAAACCGGGATCAGAAAAAATGGTTAAGGGTCAAGAAGTAATGAAAGACGATGACCGTGTCACTGCAATTGGAAAGCTACTTAGAAGAACGAAGATAGATGAAATTCCTCAAGTATTAAATGTGTTAAAGGGTGAAATGAGTCTAGTTGGGCCAAGACCTGAAAGAATTGCATCCCTTGCAGATTACGATGCTGAAATTTCAAAAAGGCTTAACATGCATCCGGGTATGACAGGCTTAGCGCAAGTTAGCGGCAATATCTATCTTTCCTTAGAAGATAGATACAAGTTTGATGTTTATTATGTTGAGAATTTTAGTGTGTGGCTAGATATAAAGATAATATTTAGAACTGTTGGCGTTGTTTTATTAGGAGAAGATAGATACGTTAACAAGTGCTTAGTTGGTATTAATCCAGGATCTAAAGAGGTAGCTGCTACAAAAGAGGAGACTGTTTCAAAATGA
- a CDS encoding YveK family protein: MEETISLKELFETLRKRIALIISITILAVGISAIMSYFVITPKYQASTQILVSQAAAGSISSLLSGGNPFDSDSKYIETYNVIMKSPYILNQVKEEIGIDRNIATQLTVSQEGRSQVVKITVQDTNPVLATEIANVTAEVFQREIQYLLKVDNIHILSRAELSAVPTPISPKPNLNMAIAFVVGLMTSVGLAFLLEFLNNTVRTEEDIEKLLGLPVLGAIPVIDEEHINEHGYGQSEKVEKGSGKIGA, translated from the coding sequence ATGGAAGAAACAATTAGCTTAAAAGAGTTATTTGAAACGTTAAGAAAACGTATTGCGTTAATTATATCTATTACAATCCTAGCTGTAGGTATTAGTGCAATTATGAGTTATTTTGTGATCACACCTAAGTACCAGGCTTCAACACAAATATTAGTCAGTCAAGCAGCGGCTGGGTCAATCTCATCGTTATTATCTGGTGGTAATCCTTTTGACTCAGATTCGAAATACATTGAAACGTATAACGTGATTATGAAAAGTCCGTATATTTTAAATCAAGTAAAAGAAGAAATCGGGATCGATAGAAATATTGCTACACAACTTACGGTATCTCAAGAAGGACGATCTCAAGTTGTGAAGATTACGGTTCAAGATACAAATCCAGTGTTGGCAACCGAAATTGCCAATGTAACTGCAGAAGTATTTCAACGGGAGATACAGTATTTATTGAAAGTAGATAACATTCATATTTTATCACGAGCAGAATTGTCAGCCGTGCCAACGCCAATTTCACCTAAGCCGAACTTAAATATGGCGATTGCGTTTGTTGTTGGGTTAATGACAAGTGTTGGATTAGCATTCTTACTTGAGTTCTTAAACAACACAGTTCGTACTGAAGAAGATATAGAAAAATTATTAGGTCTTCCAGTCCTAGGAGCGATCCCAGTAATTGATGAAGAGCATATCAATGAACATGGTTATGGTCAGTCTGAAAAAGTAGAGAAAGGAAGTGGCAAAATTGGCGCGTAA
- the galU gene encoding UTP--glucose-1-phosphate uridylyltransferase GalU, translated as MKKVRKAIIPAAGLGTRFLPATKAMPKEMLPIVDKPTIQYIVEEAMASGIEDIIIVTGKGKRAIEDHFDMAFELEQNLMEKGKVELLREVRKSSNMVDIHYIRQKEAKGLGHAVWCARKFIGDEPFAVLLGDDIVQAEKPGLQQLIEQYEETRASVIGVQTVPENETHRYGIVDPLAQIGRRYSVNQFVEKPAQGTAPSNLAIMGRYILTPEIFMFLEQQELGAGGEIQLTDAIQRLNEIQRVFAYDFEGKRYDVGEKIGFVKTTIEFALSNPELRDELIPFLEEMLENSKFTVK; from the coding sequence ATGAAGAAGGTACGAAAGGCAATTATTCCTGCTGCAGGTCTAGGGACAAGATTCTTGCCAGCAACTAAGGCGATGCCAAAGGAGATGTTGCCAATTGTTGATAAACCGACAATTCAATACATTGTTGAAGAGGCAATGGCTTCAGGTATTGAGGATATTATTATTGTAACCGGTAAGGGGAAACGTGCAATTGAAGACCATTTTGATATGGCATTTGAATTAGAGCAAAACTTAATGGAGAAGGGTAAGGTAGAACTTCTTCGTGAAGTAAGAAAATCTTCGAACATGGTTGATATTCATTATATTCGTCAAAAGGAAGCGAAAGGTTTAGGGCATGCGGTTTGGTGCGCACGTAAGTTTATTGGTGACGAGCCGTTTGCTGTATTGCTTGGTGACGATATTGTACAAGCTGAAAAGCCGGGGTTACAGCAGTTAATTGAACAATATGAGGAAACGAGAGCGTCAGTTATTGGTGTTCAAACGGTACCAGAAAATGAAACGCATCGATATGGAATTGTTGATCCGCTAGCTCAAATCGGAAGACGTTATAGTGTAAATCAATTTGTTGAAAAACCTGCTCAGGGTACTGCACCATCGAATTTAGCGATTATGGGACGTTATATTTTAACTCCAGAAATTTTTATGTTTTTAGAGCAGCAAGAATTAGGTGCTGGCGGTGAGATCCAGTTAACTGATGCTATTCAGAGATTGAATGAAATTCAGCGTGTGTTTGCATATGACTTTGAGGGTAAGCGATATGATGTTGGAGAGAAGATTGGGTTTGTTAAGACGACAATTGAATTCGCTCTGAGTAATCCTGAGTTGAGGGATGAGTTAATTCCGTTTTTGGAAGAGATGCTTGAAAATAGTAAGTTTACTGTTAAATAG
- a CDS encoding tyrosine-protein phosphatase, with protein MIDIHCHILAGVDDGPKTIEQSLAMAKLAVEEGITTIIATPHHFNGSYENSREKIFTEVDMLNEVLLDAKIPLTILPGQETRIHGEMVKNLEKAEILTLNNTNKYLFVELPSDHVPRYTNKLLYDIQLQGLTPIIVHPERNSEIIETPDLLYKLVESGALTQVTASSVTGRFGKKIKKFTNDLIEHNLTHFIASDAHNTTSRSFHLREAYELIDKQYGVSYRYLFQENTELLVKGSFVSVNQPEKIKRKKFLGIF; from the coding sequence ATGATTGATATCCATTGTCACATACTTGCAGGGGTTGATGATGGTCCGAAAACGATTGAACAATCGTTAGCGATGGCCAAGCTAGCTGTGGAAGAAGGAATTACAACGATTATTGCCACTCCCCATCATTTTAATGGTAGTTATGAAAATTCGAGAGAAAAGATCTTCACTGAAGTAGACATGCTTAATGAAGTATTGCTAGATGCCAAGATCCCTCTAACCATTTTACCGGGGCAAGAAACACGGATACACGGAGAAATGGTTAAGAACTTAGAGAAGGCAGAAATTCTTACGTTAAATAACACAAACAAATACTTGTTTGTTGAGCTGCCATCTGATCATGTTCCTAGATATACGAACAAACTTCTATACGATATTCAATTACAAGGGTTAACGCCAATAATCGTTCATCCAGAACGTAACAGTGAAATCATCGAAACACCTGATCTATTATACAAGCTTGTGGAAAGTGGAGCATTAACGCAGGTTACAGCGTCAAGTGTGACAGGAAGATTTGGAAAGAAAATTAAGAAATTCACAAATGATCTAATTGAACACAATTTGACGCACTTTATTGCTTCAGATGCTCATAACACAACTAGTCGATCCTTTCATCTAAGAGAAGCTTACGAACTGATTGATAAGCAATATGGTGTTTCTTATCGTTATCTCTTCCAAGAAAATACAGAATTGTTAGTAAAAGGAAGTTTTGTATCGGTGAATCAACCGGAGAAGATTAAGAGGAAGAAGTTTTTGGGGATTTTTTAA
- a CDS encoding PIG-L deacetylase family protein — MSYLVVIAHPDDEVLGAGATMYKLAQEGHSVNVCILSGDVNARNFRPSTVELNEDVNSSMNILGVDRVITGDFPNIEFNMVPHLKLVQFIENAIIETGADVIFTHHPADLNNDHLHTSLACQAASRLFQRRSDVKPLKEILFMEVPSSTEWGLNKTMNQFSPNTFIEVGEESVDKKIEALAQYRGVMRDYPHPRSNEAIKGLAAYRGGQAGMVYAEAFESVFRRGF, encoded by the coding sequence ATGTCATATTTAGTTGTTATTGCACATCCAGATGATGAAGTTTTAGGAGCGGGTGCTACTATGTATAAGTTAGCACAAGAAGGGCATTCCGTAAATGTCTGCATCCTTTCAGGTGATGTTAATGCTAGAAACTTCAGACCGAGCACGGTAGAGTTAAATGAAGATGTAAATAGTTCTATGAATATTTTAGGTGTTGATAGAGTCATTACGGGCGACTTTCCAAACATTGAGTTTAACATGGTCCCACATTTAAAACTTGTACAGTTTATTGAAAATGCAATTATTGAGACTGGTGCGGATGTAATTTTCACCCATCACCCAGCGGATTTAAATAACGATCACCTACACACTTCTCTTGCTTGCCAAGCAGCATCTAGGTTATTCCAACGTAGAAGTGATGTAAAACCATTAAAAGAAATACTCTTCATGGAAGTACCATCATCTACAGAATGGGGACTAAACAAAACGATGAATCAGTTTTCACCAAACACATTTATAGAAGTTGGTGAAGAAAGTGTTGATAAAAAGATAGAGGCTCTAGCCCAGTATCGTGGAGTAATGAGAGATTATCCTCATCCTAGAAGTAATGAAGCAATCAAAGGCTTAGCTGCTTACCGTGGTGGACAAGCAGGGATGGTTTATGCTGAGGCTTTTGAAAGTGTATTTAGACGTGGATTCTAG
- a CDS encoding ATP-grasp fold amidoligase family protein, giving the protein MKLKDFVNNSFVKAFIKFTFSFLTDKQIIKLQHRTVLRRKLDLKNPQRFTEKIQWYKLNYRSALMTQCADKYRVRDYIIAKGYKDTLVELYQVVDGFEDINFEKLPKSFVIKSNKGSGTNLFIKDKGNIDLKSIEKSINRWKTVNTVLMGREWAYKNIRHKIVIEEMLEDSINPNESLFDYKFLCFNGNVKYIMLDIDRNSEHKRNFYDIEWNLLDIKSKLPARNIASKSIPKPDGLKYMIEIAESIARDFPFVRVDFYWVNNKVYFGEITFYPWSGCVKFSPDSFDFHLGELFELPYSKIIKE; this is encoded by the coding sequence ATGAAATTAAAGGATTTTGTTAATAATAGTTTTGTTAAAGCGTTTATAAAATTTACTTTTAGTTTTCTAACTGATAAGCAAATTATTAAATTACAACATAGAACAGTATTGAGACGTAAACTAGATTTAAAAAACCCGCAGAGATTTACAGAAAAAATACAATGGTACAAGTTAAATTATAGATCGGCATTAATGACACAATGTGCGGATAAATACCGAGTAAGGGATTATATTATTGCAAAAGGGTACAAAGATACACTTGTTGAATTATACCAAGTTGTAGATGGTTTTGAGGATATTAATTTTGAAAAACTCCCTAAATCTTTTGTAATAAAATCTAATAAAGGTTCTGGTACTAATCTATTTATTAAAGATAAAGGAAATATTGACCTTAAGTCTATTGAGAAATCAATTAATAGATGGAAGACTGTAAATACTGTCCTTATGGGGAGAGAATGGGCGTACAAAAATATAAGGCATAAAATAGTAATAGAGGAAATGCTTGAGGATAGCATTAACCCTAATGAGAGTCTTTTTGATTATAAGTTTCTATGTTTTAATGGTAACGTAAAATATATTATGTTGGATATAGACAGAAATAGTGAACATAAAAGAAATTTTTATGATATTGAATGGAACTTACTTGATATAAAAAGTAAACTACCTGCAAGGAATATTGCAAGTAAGAGTATTCCTAAGCCAGATGGATTAAAATACATGATAGAAATAGCCGAATCCATTGCAAGAGATTTTCCTTTTGTAAGGGTTGATTTTTATTGGGTAAACAATAAGGTTTATTTTGGTGAGATTACATTTTACCCATGGAGCGGGTGTGTGAAATTTTCACCAGATAGTTTTGATTTCCACTTGGGTGAATTATTTGAATTGCCTTATTCAAAGATCATTAAAGAGTAA
- a CDS encoding CpsD/CapB family tyrosine-protein kinase translates to MARKDKNSLDPKRRSLITHLRPKSPIAEQYRTIRTNIQFSSLDQEVRTIVITSTGPGEGKSTTAANLAVVLAQQGKNVLLVDADLRKPTAHYTFGQVNTFGLTNVLTKQSELKAVVLETDVANLSLLTSGPIPPNPAELLASASMDELIQEALQHFDTVVFDTPPVMAVTDAQVLANKADGAVLVVASGKTEKEGAVKAKELLVSAKAKLLGVVLNRKETKQSDYYYYYGKK, encoded by the coding sequence TTGGCGCGTAAAGATAAGAATTCATTGGATCCGAAACGAAGAAGTTTGATCACTCACCTTCGACCAAAGTCACCAATTGCTGAGCAATATCGTACAATCCGTACGAATATTCAATTCTCATCATTAGATCAAGAAGTACGTACGATTGTCATTACATCTACTGGACCTGGTGAAGGGAAATCAACAACTGCTGCGAATCTAGCAGTAGTGTTAGCACAGCAAGGAAAGAATGTATTACTAGTCGATGCCGATTTACGCAAACCGACGGCTCATTATACATTTGGGCAAGTAAATACATTTGGTCTTACGAATGTGTTAACAAAGCAAAGTGAGCTTAAAGCAGTTGTACTTGAAACAGATGTAGCTAATTTATCACTGTTAACAAGTGGGCCAATTCCACCAAATCCAGCCGAGTTATTAGCGTCTGCTAGTATGGACGAATTAATTCAAGAAGCACTGCAACATTTTGATACAGTCGTCTTTGATACACCGCCAGTAATGGCTGTAACTGATGCACAGGTTCTTGCGAATAAAGCTGATGGAGCGGTTCTTGTAGTGGCAAGTGGCAAGACTGAAAAAGAAGGTGCGGTTAAGGCAAAAGAACTATTGGTGAGTGCAAAAGCGAAGTTATTAGGTGTCGTTCTAAACCGTAAAGAAACAAAACAAAGTGATTATTATTACTACTACGGAAAGAAATAG
- a CDS encoding formyltransferase family protein, with protein MKKKIAFATCVQLGLSCIEEIYRIGGNLDLLITLKDEKAKFKAGRIYLDEIATEHNAPLLKIDNINDQEVLIALKEHQIDWLFIIGWSQIARKDVLETPTHGCIGMHPTLLPVGRGRAAIPWAIIKGLDETGVTMFKLDQGVDTGDIIGQGVIKLDQNTTATELYQKVDDMHITLIAKYWDDIVNNIIKLTKQNDADATEWPGRKPEDGEILSSMTIDETDKLVRAVTHPYPGAFYKDGDKTIRIWSAKTDKNDDGIKLSDGYLIPIEYEIEGL; from the coding sequence TTGAAGAAAAAAATAGCATTCGCAACTTGCGTACAATTAGGCCTAAGTTGCATTGAAGAAATATATCGAATTGGTGGAAACTTAGATTTACTTATTACATTAAAGGATGAGAAAGCTAAGTTTAAGGCAGGTAGAATTTATTTAGATGAAATCGCAACTGAACATAATGCGCCCCTCTTGAAGATAGATAATATCAACGATCAAGAGGTTCTTATTGCTTTAAAAGAACACCAGATTGATTGGTTGTTTATTATTGGTTGGTCGCAAATTGCTAGGAAAGATGTACTCGAAACACCTACGCATGGTTGCATCGGTATGCATCCCACTTTATTGCCAGTTGGTAGAGGAAGAGCGGCAATACCATGGGCAATTATTAAAGGTTTAGATGAAACTGGTGTAACTATGTTTAAGTTGGATCAAGGTGTTGATACCGGTGATATTATCGGTCAAGGGGTTATTAAACTAGATCAGAACACTACAGCAACTGAGCTTTATCAGAAAGTGGACGATATGCACATTACTCTTATTGCAAAGTATTGGGATGATATCGTAAATAACATCATTAAACTTACAAAGCAAAATGACGCGGATGCTACTGAATGGCCGGGGAGAAAGCCAGAAGATGGTGAGATTTTAAGTAGCATGACTATTGATGAAACTGATAAGTTGGTCAGAGCTGTTACACATCCGTATCCAGGAGCTTTTTATAAAGATGGGGATAAGACAATTAGAATATGGTCAGCAAAAACAGATAAAAACGATGATGGAATAAAACTTAGTGATGGGTATTTAATTCCTATTGAATATGAGATTGAGGGATTGTAA